Proteins from a single region of Labedella gwakjiensis:
- a CDS encoding NRDE family protein → MCTVVVGFEPGSAWPVTLLGLRDEQPGRPWDPVGAWWPELGPSVRGLHDREAGGAWLASDDASARAAVVLNRREQFDEPAEGWTSRGVIPLAAVTSGLDAEVVVRTRTFNLVELAADRVRFTSWDGDALRSVDLRPGVHMITHEGPDTVAVPRVSRWAPRFVAAGRPTGEPGGADWDPWLDVLRESATLAPDHDDAIVREDEHDGIVLASLSLTALALRPDRAVALRTARLPEPGHLPATLDWLP, encoded by the coding sequence GTGTGTACCGTCGTCGTCGGTTTCGAGCCGGGATCCGCGTGGCCGGTGACCCTGCTGGGTCTGCGTGATGAGCAGCCCGGTCGGCCGTGGGACCCGGTGGGCGCATGGTGGCCGGAGCTCGGCCCGTCCGTGCGCGGACTACACGACCGTGAGGCCGGTGGCGCATGGCTCGCGAGCGACGACGCCTCCGCTCGCGCCGCCGTCGTGCTCAATCGTCGGGAGCAGTTCGACGAACCGGCCGAGGGCTGGACGTCGCGCGGTGTGATTCCGCTCGCCGCGGTCACGAGCGGACTCGATGCGGAGGTCGTCGTGCGCACGCGCACGTTCAACCTCGTGGAACTCGCGGCCGACCGCGTCCGGTTCACGAGCTGGGACGGGGACGCGCTCCGCTCCGTCGACCTCCGGCCCGGCGTGCACATGATCACGCACGAAGGCCCGGACACCGTGGCGGTGCCGCGCGTCTCGCGGTGGGCTCCGCGCTTCGTGGCCGCGGGGCGGCCGACCGGAGAGCCGGGCGGAGCCGACTGGGATCCCTGGCTCGACGTGCTGCGCGAGAGCGCGACCCTCGCGCCCGATCACGACGACGCGATCGTGCGGGAGGACGAGCACGACGGCATCGTGCTCGCGTCCCTGTCCCTCACGGCCCTCGCGCTGCGCCCCGATCGGGCTGTCGCCCTCCGCACGGCCCGCCTGCCCGAGCCGGGCCACCTCCCCGCCACGCTCGACTGGCTCCCTTAA
- the coaBC gene encoding bifunctional phosphopantothenoylcysteine decarboxylase/phosphopantothenate--cysteine ligase CoaBC — MTIVFGITGGIAAYKAVGAIRLLVTAGHDVHVIPTESALRFVGLPTLEAISGNPVTTSLYEGVDTVRHVALGQSADLIVIAPATANTLAKLATGQSDDLLGTTVLASTAPLVVAPAMHTGMWQNAATVANVETLRSRGVIVVGPESGRLTGPDDGPGRMSEPADIVRLALDAVADPVDLDLEGLHVVVSAGGTREPLDPVRFLGNRSSGKQGVAIARAAALRGARVTIVAAHLDTDVAAAAGALSGVEVVPVGTAAELADATERHSAAADVVVMAAAVADYRPASISESKIKKDDTGDALTLVLERTPDVLAGLAAAAVPGRTVVGFAAETAPDRDALLDLGRAKMARKGADLLVLNAVGWTAGFGADANSTIVIGRDGDVVAEASGSKDTVAHALLDTIITLRSH; from the coding sequence TTGACCATCGTGTTCGGCATCACCGGAGGGATCGCCGCATACAAGGCGGTCGGCGCGATCCGGCTGCTCGTGACCGCGGGGCACGACGTCCACGTGATCCCCACCGAGAGCGCGCTCCGGTTCGTCGGGCTGCCCACGCTCGAGGCCATCAGCGGCAACCCCGTCACGACGTCCCTCTACGAGGGCGTGGACACCGTGCGCCACGTGGCGCTCGGGCAGTCGGCCGACCTCATCGTCATCGCACCGGCCACCGCGAACACTCTCGCGAAGCTCGCGACGGGCCAGTCCGATGATCTCCTCGGAACCACCGTGCTCGCGAGCACTGCCCCGCTCGTCGTCGCGCCCGCGATGCACACCGGCATGTGGCAGAACGCGGCGACGGTGGCCAACGTCGAGACGCTGCGCTCGCGCGGAGTGATCGTGGTGGGCCCGGAGAGCGGGCGCCTCACCGGACCGGACGACGGACCGGGACGCATGAGCGAACCCGCCGACATCGTGCGGCTCGCGCTCGATGCGGTGGCCGATCCCGTGGATCTCGATCTCGAGGGCCTCCACGTGGTCGTCTCCGCGGGAGGCACGCGCGAGCCCCTCGATCCCGTGCGCTTCCTCGGCAACAGGTCGAGCGGGAAGCAGGGGGTGGCGATCGCGCGAGCGGCGGCGCTGCGCGGGGCCCGTGTCACGATCGTCGCGGCGCACCTCGACACCGATGTGGCCGCTGCGGCCGGCGCCCTGTCGGGGGTGGAGGTGGTGCCGGTAGGAACCGCCGCCGAGCTGGCGGACGCCACGGAGCGGCACAGTGCCGCGGCCGACGTCGTCGTCATGGCGGCGGCGGTGGCCGACTACCGGCCCGCGTCGATCTCCGAGTCGAAGATCAAGAAGGACGACACGGGCGATGCGCTCACGCTCGTCCTCGAGCGCACGCCCGACGTACTCGCGGGCCTCGCCGCGGCGGCCGTCCCCGGCCGGACCGTCGTGGGATTCGCGGCGGAGACGGCGCCCGATCGTGACGCCCTGCTCGACCTCGGGCGCGCGAAGATGGCACGCAAGGGCGCCGATCTGCTCGTGCTCAATGCGGTGGGCTGGACGGCCGGCTTCGGCGCAGACGCCAACTCCACGATCGTGATCGGGCGCGACGGCGACGTGGTCGCGGAGGCGTCCGGCTCCAAGGACACGGTCGCTCACGCCCTCCTCGACACGATCATCACCCTGCGCTCGCACTGA
- a CDS encoding TetR/AcrR family transcriptional regulator, which translates to MTVTLSRTSPSDAGERIVAAADALYYARGFQAVGMDEVRTAAGVSLKRLYQEFASKEALVLAVLRSRHALWDAGVEAAVEAADSPRDKVLAIYDYLSSWFADDSFRGCGFINAFGELGTVFPAVAEFAREHKDSFQRYVAGLVAAAGAPAVLAPQLAILAEGAQTTAAISGNADAARHARAAAETLIDASLAR; encoded by the coding sequence ATGACCGTGACCCTCTCGAGAACATCTCCGTCCGACGCCGGCGAGCGCATCGTCGCCGCCGCGGACGCGCTCTACTACGCGCGCGGGTTCCAGGCCGTCGGAATGGACGAGGTGCGCACGGCCGCCGGGGTCTCGCTCAAGCGGCTGTACCAGGAGTTCGCGTCGAAGGAAGCGCTCGTCCTCGCGGTGCTGCGGTCCCGGCACGCGCTCTGGGACGCGGGCGTCGAGGCCGCGGTCGAGGCGGCGGACTCGCCGCGCGACAAGGTGCTCGCGATCTACGACTACCTGTCGTCGTGGTTCGCGGACGACTCCTTCCGCGGCTGCGGATTCATCAACGCGTTCGGCGAATTGGGCACCGTGTTCCCCGCCGTGGCCGAATTCGCACGCGAGCACAAGGATTCGTTCCAGCGCTACGTCGCCGGCCTCGTCGCAGCGGCCGGCGCGCCCGCTGTCCTCGCGCCGCAGCTCGCCATCCTCGCGGAGGGGGCGCAGACGACGGCCGCGATCTCCGGGAACGCCGACGCGGCGCGCCACGCCCGTGCGGCGGCCGAGACCCTCATCGACGCCTCGCTCGCGCGCTGA
- a CDS encoding alpha/beta fold hydrolase yields the protein MGYITVGTENSTDIELYYEDHGTGQAVVLIHGYPLDGASWEKQTAALLAAGYRVITYDRRGFGNSSKVTTGYDYDTFAADLNTVLTTLDLNDVVLVGFSMGTGELGRYLGTYGSERIAKAAFLGSLEPFLLQTDDNPTGVPQEVFDGLLEGATKDRYAFFTEFFKNFYNEDENIPSRLSTEASHASWITAIGSAPFAATAAQPTWLTDFREDVKKIDVPALIVHGTADNILPIDSTGRVFSKLVPSADYVEIEGAPHGMLWTHADEVNEALLTFLAK from the coding sequence ATGGGTTACATCACCGTCGGAACCGAGAACAGCACCGACATCGAGCTGTACTACGAAGACCACGGCACCGGCCAGGCCGTCGTCCTCATCCACGGATACCCCCTCGATGGCGCATCGTGGGAGAAGCAGACCGCCGCACTCCTCGCCGCCGGCTACCGCGTGATCACGTACGACCGCCGCGGCTTCGGCAACTCCAGCAAGGTCACGACCGGCTACGACTACGACACGTTCGCCGCCGATCTGAACACGGTCCTCACGACACTCGACCTGAACGACGTCGTGCTCGTCGGCTTCTCGATGGGCACGGGCGAGCTCGGCCGCTACCTCGGAACCTACGGCTCCGAGCGCATCGCGAAGGCCGCGTTCCTCGGATCCCTCGAGCCGTTCCTCCTCCAGACCGACGACAACCCCACGGGCGTGCCGCAGGAGGTCTTCGACGGACTGCTCGAGGGCGCGACGAAGGACCGCTACGCGTTCTTCACCGAGTTCTTCAAGAACTTCTACAACGAGGACGAGAACATCCCGTCGCGCCTCAGCACGGAGGCCTCGCACGCGAGCTGGATCACCGCGATCGGCTCGGCCCCCTTCGCCGCCACGGCCGCCCAGCCCACGTGGCTCACGGACTTCCGCGAGGACGTGAAGAAGATCGACGTGCCGGCGCTCATCGTTCACGGAACGGCGGACAACATCCTCCCGATCGACTCGACCGGCCGCGTCTTCTCGAAGCTGGTTCCGAGCGCGGACTACGTCGAGATCGAGGGCGCACCCCACGGCATGCTGTGGACGCACGCCGACGAGGTCAACGAGGCGCTCCTCACCTTCCTCGCGAAGTAG
- a CDS encoding NUDIX domain-containing protein: protein MNLDASHGNTVFTVVVAVVASCALVWRVSSSVVRRLPVPQPARARRVPLAAGTPAFSPPDPGPGLRQSRQNDRVKRSAGILPYRHTDESVEVWLAHPGGPFWAKKDERAWGVVKGEYGDDEEPLAAARREFAEETGIPAPDGDYVDLGAFRQSSAKTVTVFAVEHDLGDLAVRSNTVEIEIPRGSGRFVEFPEIDEARWFDLLTAADKIHAGQLPVLASLVEHLKTQP, encoded by the coding sequence ATGAACCTCGACGCCTCTCACGGGAACACGGTGTTCACCGTGGTCGTGGCCGTCGTGGCCTCGTGCGCTCTCGTCTGGCGCGTGTCCTCCTCCGTGGTCCGCAGACTGCCGGTACCCCAGCCGGCACGTGCCCGCCGCGTTCCCCTCGCGGCGGGCACACCCGCCTTCTCCCCGCCCGACCCCGGACCCGGGCTCCGGCAGTCGAGGCAGAATGACAGGGTGAAGCGCAGCGCCGGAATCCTCCCCTATCGACACACAGACGAGAGCGTCGAGGTGTGGCTCGCCCACCCGGGCGGACCGTTCTGGGCGAAGAAGGACGAGCGGGCGTGGGGCGTCGTGAAGGGCGAGTACGGCGACGACGAGGAGCCTCTCGCCGCAGCCCGACGCGAGTTCGCGGAGGAGACGGGTATCCCTGCACCTGACGGCGACTATGTCGATCTCGGCGCGTTCCGGCAGTCGTCCGCCAAGACCGTCACGGTCTTCGCGGTGGAGCACGACCTCGGCGACCTCGCCGTCCGGAGCAACACCGTGGAGATCGAGATCCCCCGTGGATCCGGCCGCTTCGTGGAGTTCCCCGAGATCGACGAGGCGCGCTGGTTCGACCTCCTCACAGCGGCGGACAAGATCCACGCGGGCCAGCTGCCGGTGCTCGCCTCGCTCGTGGAGCACCTGAAGACGCAGCCGTAG
- a CDS encoding alpha-amylase family glycosyl hydrolase, with translation MTAGLWREAYRIRRRHGACTAVVTWQDPGMTTYDERLSAELPRLQSLFGEIYGNGSRATAEFDGLLHDLERSWGERSAAMRRLDERHEADPDWFSSNQMLGGVCYVDLYAGRLDGVRSRIPYFRELGLTYLHLMPLFLAPEENSDGGYAVSSYRDVNPALGTMADFEALAAELRENGISLVVDFVFNHTSNEHEWARKALAKDPVYEDFYLIFPDRTMPDRYELTTREIFPDDHPGSFVPLPDGRWVWATFYHFQWDLNYANPAVFRAMANELLQLANRGVNILRMDAVAFIWKQLGTTSENLPQAHLLLQAFNAVCRIAAPSLLFKSEAIVHPDDVAVYIRPDECQLSYNPLQMALIWNSLATREVNLLSQALEERHNLPEHTAWVNYVRSHDDIGWTFSDDDARVFGIDGFEHRRFLNAFYVNRFEGSFARGVPFQDNPRTGDCRISGTTASLAGLEAGDPLAIDRIVLAHSIVLSTGGVPLIYLGDEVGQLNDYASLDVPGHQGDSRWVGRPDYPAERYAERTDPSTDAGRLSERFQHLIDVRKRTAEFAGGRLEIFHTHEPHVLGYQRAGVLILANFSEGERRLDAERFGAWGSTATDLVSGRSFDLSEGIVLAPYEFVWLRATASA, from the coding sequence ATGACCGCCGGTCTGTGGAGAGAGGCATATCGCATACGTCGGCGCCACGGCGCGTGCACGGCCGTCGTGACCTGGCAGGATCCCGGTATGACCACATACGACGAGCGCCTCAGTGCCGAGCTGCCGCGTCTTCAGTCCCTGTTCGGCGAGATCTACGGAAACGGGTCGCGCGCCACCGCCGAGTTCGACGGGCTCCTCCACGACCTCGAGCGTTCGTGGGGTGAGCGCTCCGCCGCCATGCGGCGCCTCGACGAGCGTCACGAGGCCGACCCGGACTGGTTCTCGTCCAATCAGATGCTCGGAGGGGTCTGCTACGTCGACCTCTACGCGGGAAGGCTCGATGGCGTGCGCTCGCGCATCCCCTACTTCCGCGAGCTCGGCCTCACCTATCTGCACCTCATGCCGTTGTTCCTCGCTCCGGAGGAGAACTCGGACGGCGGCTACGCGGTGTCGAGCTACCGCGACGTGAACCCGGCGCTCGGCACCATGGCCGACTTCGAGGCGCTCGCCGCGGAACTCCGCGAGAACGGCATCTCCCTCGTCGTCGACTTCGTGTTCAACCACACCTCGAACGAGCACGAATGGGCGCGGAAGGCTCTCGCGAAAGACCCCGTGTACGAGGACTTCTACCTGATCTTCCCCGATCGGACCATGCCCGACCGGTACGAGCTCACCACGAGGGAGATCTTCCCGGACGATCACCCGGGCTCTTTCGTCCCGCTGCCCGACGGGCGCTGGGTGTGGGCCACGTTCTACCACTTCCAGTGGGACCTCAACTACGCCAATCCCGCGGTCTTCCGCGCGATGGCGAACGAGCTCCTGCAGCTCGCGAACCGCGGCGTCAACATCCTGCGCATGGACGCGGTCGCCTTCATCTGGAAGCAGCTCGGCACCACGAGCGAGAACCTCCCGCAGGCGCACCTCCTCCTCCAGGCCTTCAACGCGGTGTGCCGGATCGCGGCTCCATCGCTGCTCTTCAAGTCCGAGGCGATCGTCCACCCCGACGACGTCGCCGTGTACATCCGCCCGGACGAGTGCCAGCTGAGCTACAACCCGCTGCAGATGGCGCTCATCTGGAACTCGCTCGCCACACGGGAGGTGAATCTGCTGTCGCAGGCGCTCGAGGAGAGGCACAACCTGCCGGAGCACACCGCGTGGGTCAACTACGTGCGCAGCCACGACGACATCGGGTGGACCTTCTCCGACGACGACGCCCGCGTGTTCGGCATCGACGGGTTCGAGCACCGACGTTTCCTCAACGCGTTCTACGTGAATCGCTTCGAGGGCAGCTTCGCGCGTGGAGTCCCGTTCCAGGACAACCCGCGCACGGGCGACTGCCGCATCTCGGGCACCACGGCGTCGCTCGCGGGTCTCGAGGCGGGAGATCCCCTCGCGATCGACCGGATCGTCCTCGCCCATTCGATCGTCCTCAGCACGGGCGGAGTGCCGTTGATCTACCTCGGTGACGAGGTGGGGCAGCTCAACGACTACGCGTCGCTCGACGTGCCCGGGCATCAGGGCGACAGCCGCTGGGTGGGTCGGCCGGACTATCCGGCCGAGCGCTACGCGGAACGCACGGATCCGTCCACCGACGCCGGCCGACTGTCGGAGCGGTTCCAGCACCTCATCGACGTGCGCAAGCGCACGGCGGAGTTCGCCGGCGGGCGGCTGGAGATCTTCCACACGCACGAGCCGCACGTTCTCGGCTATCAGCGAGCCGGAGTGCTCATTCTCGCGAACTTCTCCGAGGGCGAGCGGCGCCTCGACGCCGAACGCTTTGGCGCCTGGGGCTCGACGGCGACCGACCTCGTGTCGGGCCGCTCGTTCGACCTGTCGGAGGGCATCGTCCTCGCCCCCTACGAGTTCGTCTGGCTGCGAGCCACCGCGTCGGCCTGA
- the glsA gene encoding glutaminase A, protein MDIDVEGVEQRVFTGVLPAWDRVEEAVQDAHRRESSATGGTVADYIPALAEADPGLFGVCVVETDGQVHAAGDVEAEFSIQSVSKVLTYALASDAVGHDVIAERIGVNSTGQSFDSVMAIELNGGHTMNPMVNAGAIATTALLPGGNADERWEILHDALSRFAGRRLELDEDVYRSETEHNQRNMAIARLLESYGRLDVDPLEIVDVYTKQCSLRVTARDLAVMGATLADGGVNPVTDQHVVSPEACTATLAVMATSGLYERSGEWLFEIGIPGKSGVSGGILAVVPGKAGIGVYSPPLDDAGNSVRGQRALAYLSRVLGLNLFASAPRAGGGSREGDPDAAVDSRTTND, encoded by the coding sequence ATGGACATCGACGTCGAGGGGGTCGAGCAGCGCGTCTTCACGGGCGTCCTCCCCGCCTGGGATCGCGTGGAGGAGGCGGTGCAGGACGCTCACCGGCGCGAGTCCTCGGCCACCGGCGGCACCGTCGCCGACTACATCCCCGCTCTCGCGGAGGCGGACCCCGGCCTCTTCGGGGTGTGCGTCGTCGAGACGGACGGCCAGGTGCACGCGGCGGGCGACGTCGAGGCCGAGTTCTCCATCCAGTCCGTGTCGAAGGTCCTCACCTACGCCCTCGCAAGCGACGCCGTCGGGCACGACGTCATCGCGGAGCGCATCGGCGTGAACAGCACCGGTCAGTCGTTCGACTCCGTCATGGCGATCGAGCTCAACGGCGGCCACACGATGAACCCGATGGTGAACGCGGGAGCGATCGCCACGACCGCACTCCTCCCCGGAGGAAATGCGGACGAGCGCTGGGAGATCCTGCACGACGCGCTCTCCCGTTTCGCGGGCCGACGGCTCGAGCTCGACGAGGACGTGTACCGCTCGGAGACCGAGCACAACCAGCGCAACATGGCGATCGCCCGCCTCCTCGAGAGCTACGGGCGACTCGACGTGGACCCGCTCGAGATCGTGGACGTGTACACGAAGCAGTGCTCGCTGCGCGTCACCGCGCGCGACCTGGCCGTGATGGGCGCGACCCTCGCCGACGGCGGCGTGAACCCCGTGACCGACCAACACGTCGTGTCGCCCGAAGCCTGCACCGCGACGCTCGCCGTGATGGCGACGAGCGGACTGTACGAGCGGTCGGGCGAGTGGCTGTTCGAGATCGGGATCCCCGGGAAATCGGGCGTCTCGGGCGGCATCCTCGCGGTCGTGCCCGGGAAGGCCGGCATCGGCGTGTATTCGCCCCCTCTCGACGATGCGGGCAACAGCGTGCGCGGCCAGCGTGCCCTCGCCTACCTCTCCCGCGTCCTCGGCCTCAACCTCTTCGCATCCGCCCCGCGAGCCGGAGGCGGCTCCCGCGAGGGCGACCCGGACGCGGCCGTCGACTCGCGCACGACGAACGACTGA
- a CDS encoding MarR family winged helix-turn-helix transcriptional regulator has translation MTTPRKHMLDALRHYAVGYQDSAHRLARWMDLPIVDGTALGEIIWAEYEGSPLTPSRLSARVGLTSGATNALVNRLEDRGLVARSRENQDRRIVTLRATDLARERASAFLDPSATALEAALGDYDDETLEAVGSILRRFAAILPGADGRDAPTV, from the coding sequence ATGACGACTCCGAGGAAGCACATGCTCGACGCGCTCCGGCACTACGCCGTCGGCTACCAGGACTCGGCCCATCGGCTCGCCCGCTGGATGGACCTGCCGATCGTCGACGGCACAGCCCTCGGGGAGATCATCTGGGCGGAGTACGAGGGCAGCCCGCTGACCCCCAGTCGCCTGTCCGCTCGTGTGGGCCTCACCTCCGGCGCGACCAATGCGCTCGTCAACCGGCTCGAGGACCGGGGGCTCGTCGCGCGGAGTCGCGAGAACCAGGATCGCCGGATCGTGACGCTCCGAGCCACCGATCTGGCCCGTGAGCGCGCGTCGGCGTTCCTCGACCCGTCGGCCACGGCGCTCGAGGCAGCGCTCGGTGACTACGACGACGAGACGCTCGAGGCGGTCGGATCGATCCTCAGACGGTTCGCCGCCATCCTTCCGGGGGCCGACGGGCGGGACGCGCCGACCGTGTGA
- a CDS encoding FAD-dependent monooxygenase, with translation MPDTPRSAPRVLVTGASIAGPALAWGLAKSGYDVTLLERSAEPRETGQNIDVRGLGREVLTRMGVEETVLANLTGEEGTRFVDESGRAYAVFPKEEGQDGPTAEVEILRGRLASILVDIVPDGVDRWFGDFVAAVQQDATGVDVTLDSGARHRFDLLIVAEGRSSRTRRLLFADETELRDFGVSITYGTIDRRPDDVDTWDWYTATRGRVASMRPDNEGTIRASMSFESEPMGFETLPREVQFRTLRERYRGAGWQTDRILDGFAARPEEFYTQRMEQVIVSTWSTGRVVLVGDAAWGSGPTGMGTTLALVGSHILTGELAATPDDHGRAFASYERQMRRYADSAQGLPRGGARLLHPSTGVGVAGIRLAHRVAASRPVRRFFQANLLTSEKHVPDLAEYPHLRA, from the coding sequence ATGCCCGACACCCCCCGTTCCGCACCACGCGTCCTCGTCACCGGCGCCAGCATCGCCGGCCCGGCCCTCGCGTGGGGACTCGCGAAGTCGGGATACGACGTGACTCTGCTCGAGCGCTCCGCCGAGCCGCGCGAGACCGGCCAGAACATCGATGTGCGCGGCCTCGGCCGCGAGGTCCTGACCCGCATGGGCGTCGAGGAGACGGTCCTCGCCAACCTCACGGGTGAGGAGGGCACGCGATTCGTCGACGAGTCCGGACGCGCGTACGCGGTGTTCCCGAAGGAGGAGGGGCAGGACGGCCCGACGGCCGAGGTCGAGATCCTGCGTGGTCGTCTCGCCAGCATCCTCGTCGATATCGTGCCCGACGGCGTCGACCGGTGGTTCGGGGATTTCGTCGCCGCCGTCCAGCAGGACGCCACCGGAGTCGACGTGACCCTCGACAGCGGCGCCCGGCATCGGTTCGACCTGCTCATCGTGGCCGAGGGGCGGAGTTCCCGCACACGGCGCCTCCTGTTCGCCGACGAGACCGAGCTGCGGGATTTCGGCGTCAGCATCACCTACGGCACCATCGACCGTCGACCCGATGACGTCGACACGTGGGACTGGTACACGGCCACGCGCGGCCGTGTCGCGTCCATGCGGCCGGACAACGAGGGCACGATCCGCGCGAGCATGTCGTTCGAGTCCGAGCCGATGGGGTTCGAGACCCTCCCGCGCGAGGTGCAGTTCCGCACCCTCCGCGAGCGGTACCGCGGGGCCGGCTGGCAGACGGACCGAATCCTCGACGGCTTCGCCGCGCGCCCCGAGGAGTTCTACACCCAGCGGATGGAGCAGGTCATCGTCTCGACCTGGAGCACGGGGCGCGTCGTCCTGGTCGGTGACGCCGCCTGGGGATCGGGCCCCACCGGCATGGGCACGACGCTGGCGCTGGTCGGCTCACACATCCTCACGGGCGAGCTCGCCGCCACCCCCGACGACCACGGGCGGGCCTTCGCGTCCTACGAGCGGCAGATGCGCCGCTACGCGGACAGCGCGCAGGGGCTGCCCCGGGGTGGCGCGAGACTGCTGCACCCGTCCACGGGCGTCGGTGTCGCGGGTATCCGTCTGGCCCACCGTGTGGCGGCGTCGCGGCCGGTGCGTCGCTTCTTCCAGGCGAACCTCTTGACGAGCGAGAAGCACGTCCCAGACCTAGCGGAGTACCCGCACCTGCGGGCCTGA
- a CDS encoding dihydrodipicolinate synthase family protein produces the protein MFTGLSAFPLTPLRDDAVDEAAYVGLIERLVAAGVDSITALGSTGSYMYLDRAERRRVAELAVRSAGDVPVMVGIGALRTSLVQRLADDAQEAGASAVLLAPVSYQKLTDDEVFGLFEDVTAGLSVPLVVYDNPGTTHVTFTDELYARIAALPHVASIKIPGVPPVPDAAAERVQSIRAHLPDTVSIGVSGDPFAAVGLGAGCDVWYSVIGGTLPDEALAISRPALSGDREAARAASLRLDRLWRLFREFGSLRVTAAIAEHLGLVAPDSLPRPVRGLDPSTRAEVARIADALHIAR, from the coding sequence ATGTTCACCGGCTTGAGCGCCTTCCCCCTCACCCCGTTGCGCGACGACGCCGTGGACGAGGCCGCATACGTCGGTCTCATCGAGCGGCTCGTGGCGGCGGGCGTCGACTCGATCACGGCGCTCGGATCGACGGGCTCCTACATGTACCTCGACCGCGCGGAACGGCGCCGGGTCGCGGAGCTCGCGGTGCGAAGCGCTGGGGATGTCCCCGTGATGGTGGGCATCGGCGCCCTCCGCACCTCGCTCGTGCAGCGGCTCGCCGACGACGCCCAGGAGGCGGGCGCGAGTGCCGTGCTCCTCGCACCCGTGAGCTACCAGAAGCTCACCGACGACGAGGTGTTCGGCCTGTTCGAGGATGTCACGGCCGGACTCTCGGTGCCGCTTGTCGTGTACGACAACCCGGGGACCACCCACGTCACGTTCACCGATGAGCTGTATGCGCGCATCGCCGCCCTCCCCCACGTCGCGTCGATCAAGATCCCGGGCGTCCCGCCCGTGCCCGACGCGGCAGCGGAGCGCGTGCAGTCGATCCGCGCACACCTCCCGGACACCGTGTCGATCGGCGTCTCGGGCGATCCGTTCGCGGCGGTCGGACTCGGTGCGGGGTGCGACGTCTGGTACTCCGTGATCGGCGGAACACTGCCGGACGAGGCGCTCGCCATCAGTCGCCCGGCTCTCTCGGGCGACCGTGAGGCCGCGCGTGCGGCTTCCCTCCGGCTCGACCGCCTGTGGCGACTCTTCCGCGAGTTCGGCAGTCTCCGCGTCACCGCGGCGATCGCCGAGCACCTCGGCCTCGTCGCGCCGGACAGCCTTCCCCGCCCCGTGCGCGGACTCGACCCGTCGACGCGAGCCGAGGTCGCCCGGATCGCGGACGCTCTGCACATCGCGCGATGA
- a CDS encoding LacI family DNA-binding transcriptional regulator, with amino-acid sequence MATVSIRDVAALAGVSVGTVSNVLNRPTKVAESTVVKVQRAIDILGFVRNDAARQLRAGRSRSIGLVVLDVANPFFTSVARGAEEAADAAGLSVLLGNSDDDVAREHSYLDLFEEQRVHGVLISPIGDDVERLGRLHARGIPAVLVDRPTEDSRFSSVAVDDIAGGRVAVEHLLDGGRRRILMVAGPAGIRQVRDRLAGAREAVANTAGATLEVLSTSSLTVLEGRAVGEAIASRPAGERPDAIFAANDLLAVGVLQAFAFGGSVRVPEDIALVGYDDIDFAAAAVVPLTSVRQPSALIGRTAVELLLREGEDPDSAREHVMFDPELVVRASTDG; translated from the coding sequence ATGGCGACGGTGAGCATCCGGGACGTCGCCGCGCTCGCCGGCGTCTCCGTCGGCACCGTCTCCAATGTGCTGAACCGACCGACGAAGGTGGCCGAGTCCACGGTCGTCAAGGTCCAGCGAGCGATCGACATCCTCGGCTTCGTCCGCAACGACGCCGCCCGGCAGCTCCGCGCGGGCCGCAGCCGGAGCATCGGGCTCGTCGTCCTCGACGTCGCGAACCCGTTCTTCACCTCCGTCGCCCGCGGAGCGGAAGAGGCCGCCGACGCCGCCGGTCTCAGCGTCCTCCTCGGCAACAGTGACGACGACGTCGCGCGCGAACACTCCTACCTCGACCTCTTCGAGGAGCAGCGCGTCCACGGCGTCCTCATCTCGCCGATCGGCGACGACGTCGAGCGTCTCGGGCGGCTGCACGCTCGCGGGATCCCGGCGGTGCTCGTCGACCGGCCCACCGAGGACTCGCGCTTCTCCTCCGTCGCCGTCGACGACATCGCCGGGGGCCGGGTCGCGGTCGAGCACCTCCTGGACGGCGGACGGCGCCGCATCCTCATGGTGGCGGGACCGGCGGGAATCCGTCAGGTGCGCGACCGGCTCGCCGGCGCGCGCGAGGCCGTCGCGAACACGGCGGGCGCCACACTCGAGGTGCTGTCGACGTCGTCCCTGACGGTGCTCGAGGGGCGGGCGGTCGGCGAGGCGATCGCGTCCCGACCGGCCGGCGAGCGGCCGGACGCGATCTTCGCGGCGAACGACCTCCTGGCCGTGGGAGTGCTGCAGGCTTTCGCCTTCGGAGGATCCGTACGCGTCCCCGAGGACATCGCCCTCGTCGGCTACGACGACATCGACTTCGCCGCCGCCGCGGTCGTGCCGCTCACGTCCGTCCGTCAGCCGAGCGCGCTCATCGGGCGGACGGCCGTCGAACTCCTGCTCCGCGAGGGGGAGGACCCCGATTCCGCACGCGAGCACGTGATGTTCGACCCGGAGCTCGTCGTCCGGGCGTCGACCGACGGCTGA